The proteins below come from a single Rhizobium sp. BT04 genomic window:
- a CDS encoding VIT1/CCC1 transporter family protein has protein sequence MTSNPIGHITNIIDPGDALGEVLFGLIMALTLTVGSRLVFEDEGLDVHELIVATIGCNVAWGIIDAVLFILGTTFYKSRRLRLFRQIKAARSETAALKMLTQEFPIEEAPFSAKAADTDALYRSLLTLASRADPRKASLSKDELLAAIAVFFLVSVTSIPAVTPFLLIDNAHLALRVSNLFLIILLFVTGYAWAEFSGGRPFHAGMTMTCLGLLLVAIAIALGG, from the coding sequence ATGACCTCGAACCCGATCGGTCATATCACCAACATCATCGATCCCGGCGATGCGCTCGGCGAAGTCCTTTTCGGATTGATCATGGCGCTGACATTGACGGTAGGTTCTAGGCTTGTTTTTGAAGATGAAGGGTTAGATGTCCATGAGTTGATCGTCGCAACAATCGGATGCAACGTCGCTTGGGGGATCATTGACGCCGTGTTGTTCATTCTGGGCACGACGTTTTACAAAAGCAGGCGCTTGCGCCTTTTTCGGCAAATTAAAGCCGCCAGAAGCGAGACTGCGGCGCTCAAGATGCTCACGCAAGAATTCCCGATAGAAGAAGCACCGTTTTCTGCAAAAGCCGCCGACACGGACGCGCTCTATCGATCACTCCTGACGCTCGCATCCCGCGCCGATCCCCGGAAGGCGTCATTATCGAAAGATGAACTCTTGGCCGCAATCGCGGTTTTCTTTCTGGTCTCGGTCACCTCCATTCCAGCAGTGACCCCTTTTCTTCTCATCGACAACGCTCACCTTGCTCTGAGAGTCAGCAACCTGTTTCTCATCATACTGCTGTTTGTGACGGGCTATGCGTGGGCGGAATTTTCGGGAGGCAGGCCTTTTCATGCCGGGATGACGATGACTTGTCTCGGATTGCTTCTGGTTGCAATAGCAATCGCCCTTGGCGGTTGA
- a CDS encoding replication-associated recombination protein A, protein MSNDLFAPRVPEEVAARRPLADRLRPKTLADVTGQEHLTGEDGVLKRMIESGSLGSMIFWGPPGTGKTTVARLLSGEAGLAFEQISAIFSGVADLKKVFETARLRRMDGRQTLLFVDEIHRFNRAQQDSFLPVMEDGTVILVGATTENPSFELNAALLSRARVLTFKSHDEESLEELLKRAEVIEQKPLPLTEEARASLVRMADGDGRAVLTLAEEVWRAVREGESFDTEGLTRIVQRRAPVYDKAQDGHYNLISALHKSVRGSDPDAALYYLARMFDAGEDPLYLGRRLVRMAVEDIGLADPQALVICNAAKDAYEYLGSPEGELALAQACVYLATAPKSNAVYTAFKAASQAAKQNGSLLPPKHILNAPTKLMKGEGYGDGYRYDHDEPDAFSGQDYFPEKMGRQTFYDPPERGFERDIRKRLEWWGKLRKERNPR, encoded by the coding sequence ATGAGCAACGATCTCTTCGCACCGCGTGTTCCGGAGGAGGTCGCCGCCAGGCGGCCGCTTGCCGATCGCTTGCGGCCGAAGACCCTTGCTGATGTCACCGGTCAGGAACATCTGACCGGTGAAGACGGCGTCTTGAAACGGATGATCGAAAGCGGCTCGCTCGGCTCGATGATCTTCTGGGGGCCGCCCGGCACCGGCAAGACGACGGTGGCGCGGCTGCTGTCCGGCGAGGCGGGGCTGGCCTTCGAGCAGATATCGGCGATCTTCTCAGGCGTTGCCGATCTGAAGAAGGTGTTCGAGACAGCCCGCCTGCGACGCATGGACGGCCGTCAGACGCTGCTCTTCGTCGATGAGATCCATCGTTTCAACCGCGCCCAGCAGGATAGTTTCCTTCCCGTCATGGAGGACGGCACCGTCATTCTCGTCGGCGCCACCACCGAGAACCCGTCCTTCGAGCTCAACGCCGCTCTCTTGTCGCGGGCCCGGGTCCTCACCTTCAAGTCGCATGACGAGGAGAGCCTAGAGGAGCTGCTGAAGCGCGCCGAGGTGATCGAGCAGAAGCCGCTACCGCTGACCGAAGAGGCGCGCGCCAGCCTGGTCCGCATGGCCGATGGCGACGGCCGCGCGGTGTTGACGCTCGCCGAAGAGGTCTGGCGCGCCGTGCGCGAGGGCGAGAGCTTCGACACCGAAGGCCTGACCCGCATCGTCCAGCGTCGCGCTCCTGTCTATGACAAGGCGCAGGACGGTCATTACAATCTGATCTCGGCGCTACATAAGTCCGTGCGCGGTTCGGACCCGGATGCCGCTCTTTATTATCTCGCTCGCATGTTCGATGCCGGCGAGGATCCGCTTTATCTCGGCCGGCGGCTGGTGCGCATGGCAGTGGAGGATATCGGCCTTGCCGATCCGCAGGCGCTGGTGATCTGCAATGCCGCCAAGGATGCCTATGAGTATCTCGGCTCTCCGGAAGGGGAGCTGGCGCTGGCCCAAGCCTGCGTCTATCTCGCCACCGCGCCGAAATCGAATGCCGTCTACACCGCCTTCAAGGCGGCCAGCCAGGCGGCCAAGCAGAACGGCTCGCTGCTACCGCCGAAGCATATCCTCAACGCGCCGACCAAGCTGATGAAGGGCGAAGGTTATGGCGATGGCTACCGCTACGATCACGACGAGCCGGATGCCTTTTCAGGCCAGGATTATTTCCCGGAGAAGATGGGCCGCCAGACCTTCTACGATCCGCCGGAGCGCGGCTTCGAGCGCGATATCCGCAAGCGGCTGGAATGGTGGGGAAAACTGCGCAAGGAGCGCAATCCCCGCTGA
- a CDS encoding DUF1883 domain-containing protein → MPKPNFRFTHYDLKEQRAGTIVEVSLNAVNNVRLMTAPNFQRFTEVLDFKYIGGVARKSPIKIAVPESGHWHIVVDMEGHHGLAESSVKVIATPANQKMPRPS, encoded by the coding sequence ATGCCGAAACCGAACTTCCGCTTCACCCATTACGATCTCAAAGAACAGCGCGCCGGAACGATCGTCGAGGTGTCGTTGAATGCGGTGAACAATGTCCGCCTGATGACGGCTCCGAATTTCCAGCGGTTCACCGAGGTTCTCGATTTCAAATATATCGGCGGTGTGGCGCGCAAATCGCCGATCAAGATTGCTGTTCCCGAAAGCGGTCACTGGCATATCGTCGTCGATATGGAAGGCCATCACGGGCTGGCGGAATCTTCCGTCAAGGTGATCGCCACGCCCGCAAACCAGAAGATGCCGCGGCCCTCCTGA
- a CDS encoding ketopantoate reductase family protein, which translates to MSIKSICIYGAGALGGAIAVKLASQAGNDVTISVVARGAHLDAIRDNGLSLREADAERPLNVRLTATDDPQTLPPQDLVITGLKGHQLAPAAEGIAGLLKEGTRVVMILNGIPWWYFHRDSQSRHAELQFNELDPGRRLWRLIGPERVIGCVAYQGAEVINPGEIQLANNGRFLLGEPSGEISPDLEAIAAVLTDAGLNITTTAVIRNEIWSKLMGNAAFNPISALTRALMTDIMADPALSATVGKVMNEVRAVGEALGARFSMTVEQRLEQSRHIGAVRTSMLQDLIGGKALEITPLVGMVVALGRLSAVPTPVSETILALVTQLDRENQRSG; encoded by the coding sequence ATGTCCATCAAGTCCATCTGCATCTATGGCGCTGGCGCACTCGGCGGCGCTATCGCCGTCAAGCTTGCTAGCCAAGCCGGAAACGACGTCACCATCTCCGTCGTCGCGCGTGGAGCCCATCTCGACGCCATCCGCGACAACGGTCTCAGCCTGCGCGAAGCCGATGCGGAAAGGCCGCTCAACGTCCGCCTCACCGCGACCGACGATCCCCAGACATTGCCGCCGCAGGATCTTGTCATCACCGGCCTCAAGGGGCATCAGCTGGCACCCGCTGCCGAAGGCATTGCAGGACTCCTCAAGGAAGGTACCCGCGTCGTCATGATCCTTAACGGCATTCCGTGGTGGTATTTTCACCGCGATAGCCAGAGCCGGCATGCCGAGCTGCAGTTCAACGAGCTCGATCCCGGCCGCAGGCTTTGGCGGCTGATCGGACCGGAACGGGTCATCGGCTGCGTCGCTTATCAAGGCGCAGAGGTGATCAATCCCGGCGAGATCCAGCTTGCCAACAACGGCCGCTTCCTGCTCGGCGAGCCCTCGGGCGAGATCTCGCCCGATCTCGAGGCGATCGCCGCGGTGCTGACCGACGCCGGCCTCAACATCACGACGACGGCTGTTATCCGCAACGAGATCTGGAGCAAGCTGATGGGCAATGCCGCCTTCAACCCGATCAGCGCGCTGACCAGGGCTCTGATGACCGACATCATGGCGGATCCGGCACTTTCAGCCACGGTCGGCAAGGTGATGAACGAGGTCCGCGCCGTCGGCGAGGCCTTGGGTGCGCGTTTCAGCATGACCGTCGAGCAGCGGCTCGAACAATCGCGCCATATCGGCGCCGTGCGCACATCGATGCTGCAAGATCTGATCGGCGGCAAGGCGCTCGAAATCACGCCGCTGGTCGGCATGGTGGTGGCGCTCGGACGCCTGAGTGCCGTGCCGACGCCGGTCTCGGAAACGATCCTGGCGCTGGTGACGCAGTTGGATCGGGAAAACCAGCGCAGCGGCTGA